In one window of Hyalangium gracile DNA:
- a CDS encoding protein kinase domain-containing protein: MSQPSRSSHGETPISTTSPQTAIPFGKYLLIKRLAVGGMAELFLAQEPPKPELVVLKRILPYLSEEPEFLQMFLDEARIAAQMHHPNIVQVYELGKLDNTIFIAMEFVEGVDLRRVMQEESKFGATVPYGVAAAICSQVSAGLDYAHFSKGVDGRPLELIHRDISPQNVMIAYDGRVKIVDFGIAKAGALVNRSKPGVIKGKFLYLSPEQVAQEKLDHRADIFALGTMMYEITTGKSPFAKPTTEGILYAIRSEDPSPPHLLKDDYPTELSRIIMRCLVKDRSLRYQRASEVQADLEVFLASGVIRQSTDIPEYIARLMGEEEERTVLHIPVAKPAGRKEATLAMSPGLTARPTRRPTGEGAAAAPDYASEPEPPTQMARPRELPTRVTEPVDTEEADRTHEVEEEEEFEERTAVGTMPAGFRPEPGESTVQERGRGRVPSSPASTALPARRATPPAPPLDRDTEPRARRPHTPPSRRPLTEDDDSSQSISLTQPTLNQRPRREEEEEEEAFDEGEGDEAAESVSVTPPTTGQRRRYSEPPVPSPAVAPSTTGQRRRFVEEPSESPSLTQPTVNQRSSRQRKAVQDEDPPVQTDSGLLSELDEDADPTEGIRTDAEDDESTAGYEQEAPASTMPNRGLIMAVVAVAVLLVLGLGLFWALSSGEPVAPTQPDGPILPPKGATPTQVVPPAPKVEPPPPAPPPPAPPPANGSEVVAAAGGENAAAETGKPEAPGPTAETPPGNSPGGAAGTGETAVAANAVGTPAPAGAAGEEDDTGTLAYPDPPPSTKTAAAEDPPKGPEVEVIFKTTTASIRVDGTKIEPNKVLTFPPGRITVEWSCPPKRRREGSDIKRLKAGRKEPYVYEIRCRKSTR; encoded by the coding sequence CTGAGCCAACCTTCTCGATCCAGCCACGGCGAGACGCCCATTTCCACCACCTCTCCCCAGACTGCCATCCCGTTCGGCAAGTACCTCCTCATCAAGCGGCTCGCGGTGGGGGGAATGGCGGAGCTCTTCCTCGCGCAGGAGCCGCCCAAGCCGGAGCTGGTGGTCCTCAAGCGCATCCTGCCTTACCTCTCGGAGGAGCCGGAGTTCCTCCAGATGTTCCTGGACGAGGCGCGCATCGCCGCGCAGATGCACCACCCCAACATCGTGCAGGTGTACGAGCTGGGGAAGCTCGACAACACCATCTTCATCGCGATGGAGTTCGTCGAGGGCGTGGACCTGCGTCGGGTGATGCAGGAGGAGTCCAAGTTCGGCGCCACCGTGCCCTATGGCGTCGCCGCCGCCATCTGCTCGCAGGTGTCCGCGGGGCTGGACTACGCGCACTTCTCCAAGGGCGTGGACGGCCGTCCGCTCGAGCTCATCCACCGCGACATCAGCCCGCAGAACGTGATGATCGCCTACGACGGGCGGGTGAAGATCGTCGACTTCGGCATCGCCAAGGCCGGCGCGCTCGTCAACCGCAGCAAGCCCGGCGTCATCAAGGGCAAGTTCCTCTACCTGTCCCCGGAGCAGGTGGCGCAGGAGAAGCTGGATCACCGCGCCGACATCTTCGCGCTCGGCACGATGATGTACGAGATCACCACCGGGAAGAGCCCGTTCGCCAAGCCCACGACGGAGGGCATCCTCTACGCCATTCGCTCGGAGGATCCGTCGCCGCCGCACCTGCTCAAGGACGACTACCCCACCGAGCTGTCGCGCATCATCATGCGCTGCCTGGTGAAGGACCGCTCGCTGCGCTACCAGCGCGCCTCGGAGGTGCAGGCGGACCTGGAGGTCTTCCTCGCCTCCGGAGTCATCAGGCAGAGCACGGACATTCCGGAGTACATCGCGCGGCTCATGGGCGAGGAGGAGGAGCGCACCGTCCTCCACATCCCCGTGGCCAAGCCGGCCGGGCGCAAGGAGGCCACGCTGGCGATGTCTCCGGGGCTCACGGCCCGGCCCACGCGTCGCCCCACGGGCGAGGGCGCGGCCGCGGCGCCGGACTACGCCAGCGAGCCGGAGCCGCCCACGCAGATGGCCCGTCCGCGGGAGCTGCCCACCCGGGTGACGGAGCCCGTCGATACCGAGGAGGCCGACCGGACGCACGAGGTGGAGGAGGAGGAAGAGTTCGAGGAGCGCACCGCGGTCGGCACCATGCCTGCCGGCTTCCGGCCCGAGCCCGGCGAGTCCACGGTGCAGGAGCGAGGCCGCGGGCGTGTTCCGTCCTCTCCTGCGTCGACGGCGCTCCCGGCGCGGCGCGCCACGCCTCCCGCGCCTCCTCTCGATCGGGACACCGAGCCGCGCGCTCGCCGGCCGCACACGCCGCCGTCGCGCCGTCCGCTCACCGAGGACGATGATTCCTCCCAGTCCATCTCGTTGACGCAGCCGACGCTCAACCAGCGCCCGCGCCGCGAGGAGGAGGAGGAAGAAGAGGCGTTCGATGAGGGTGAGGGCGACGAGGCGGCCGAGTCCGTCTCGGTGACGCCTCCCACCACGGGCCAGCGGCGGCGCTACTCGGAGCCGCCCGTCCCGTCGCCCGCCGTGGCCCCCTCCACGACGGGGCAGCGGCGGCGCTTCGTGGAAGAGCCCTCCGAGTCCCCCTCGCTGACGCAGCCCACGGTGAATCAGCGCTCCTCCCGGCAGCGCAAGGCCGTGCAGGACGAGGATCCGCCGGTCCAGACCGACTCCGGGCTGCTCTCCGAGCTCGACGAGGATGCCGATCCCACGGAGGGCATCCGGACGGATGCGGAGGACGATGAGTCCACCGCCGGCTACGAGCAGGAGGCCCCGGCCTCCACCATGCCCAACCGCGGGCTGATCATGGCCGTGGTGGCGGTGGCGGTGCTGCTCGTGCTCGGGTTGGGGCTGTTCTGGGCGCTGAGCTCCGGCGAGCCCGTGGCGCCCACGCAGCCGGACGGTCCCATCCTTCCTCCCAAGGGCGCGACTCCCACGCAGGTCGTCCCCCCCGCGCCCAAGGTCGAGCCTCCGCCTCCCGCGCCTCCGCCCCCCGCGCCCCCGCCGGCCAACGGCTCGGAGGTGGTGGCCGCGGCCGGTGGCGAGAATGCCGCTGCCGAGACGGGCAAGCCGGAGGCGCCAGGTCCTACCGCCGAGACGCCGCCGGGCAACTCCCCGGGTGGGGCGGCCGGCACGGGGGAGACGGCTGTCGCGGCGAACGCGGTCGGGACGCCGGCTCCTGCTGGAGCCGCCGGGGAAGAGGATGACACGGGGACGCTGGCCTACCCGGATCCGCCGCCGTCGACGAAGACAGCCGCGGCCGAGGATCCTCCCAAGGGCCCGGAGGTGGAGGTCATCTTCAAGACGACCACCGCTTCGATCCGGGTGGACGGTACGAAGATCGAGCCCAACAAGGTGCTGACCTTTCCCCCGGGCAGGATCACGGTCGAGTGGTCGTGTCCACCCAAGAGGAGGAGGGAAGGGAGCGACATCAAGCGCCTGAAGGCCGGACGGAAGGAACCGTACGTCTACGAGATCCGATGTAGGAAAAGCACCAGATAA
- a CDS encoding glycerophosphodiester phosphodiesterase, which yields MLPRFLQGLQPTLHISHRGGALLAPENTLPAFRMAVERYRTQMLELDVHLTRDGEVVVAHDSTLERCTDATGPIAALSLAELRRVNAGFRFTPDAGRTFPFRDQHVSIPTLREVLRAFPGLRINLEMKPEAPGTEDVLHQVLREEGALDHVCMGSEHDSVAERLVARMPDACHFYPRDALTAYVLSVRGGETPPVDPRYTVIDMPLYFGEVRLVDEEFLRATAHHGKWVNVWTVDDPEEMRRLVSERVGGIMTDRPDLLRRILDEAPHAQ from the coding sequence ATGCTCCCCAGGTTCCTTCAAGGCCTCCAGCCCACCCTCCACATCTCCCACCGCGGCGGCGCCCTGCTGGCGCCGGAGAACACCCTCCCCGCCTTCCGCATGGCCGTGGAGCGCTACCGCACGCAGATGCTGGAGCTGGACGTCCACCTCACCCGCGACGGCGAGGTCGTCGTCGCCCACGACTCCACCCTTGAGCGCTGCACCGACGCCACCGGCCCCATCGCCGCCCTCTCCCTGGCCGAGCTGCGGCGCGTCAACGCCGGCTTCCGCTTCACCCCCGACGCGGGCCGCACCTTCCCCTTCCGGGATCAACACGTCTCCATCCCCACCCTGCGCGAGGTGCTGCGCGCCTTCCCCGGCCTGCGCATCAACCTGGAGATGAAGCCAGAGGCGCCCGGCACCGAGGACGTCCTCCACCAGGTGCTGCGCGAGGAGGGCGCCCTCGACCACGTGTGCATGGGCAGCGAGCACGACTCCGTGGCCGAGCGGCTCGTGGCCCGCATGCCGGACGCCTGCCACTTCTACCCGCGCGATGCCCTCACCGCGTACGTACTCTCCGTGCGAGGCGGTGAAACACCCCCGGTGGATCCGCGCTACACCGTCATCGACATGCCCCTGTACTTCGGCGAGGTGCGGCTGGTGGACGAGGAATTCCTGCGCGCCACCGCCCACCACGGCAAGTGGGTCAATGTCTGGACCGTGGATGATCCAGAGGAGATGCGGCGCCTCGTGTCCGAGCGCGTCGGCGGTATCATGACGGACCGTCCGGATCTGCTGCGTCGGATCCTGGATGAGGCCCCTCACGCGCAGTAG
- a CDS encoding acyl-CoA thioesterase encodes MEDTAAKNPRDSEVVMTQLILPSDANNLNSAFGGKVMEWIDICGAVAAQRHCRQVVVTASIDDLHFHSPIRVGWIAQLRARVLAAFRTSMEVGVTVHAENPLTGERSLTTSAVMTFVALNKDGGRVMVPPLKLETEAERGAAREAEERRGQRLARRKEAQAWLRVMPD; translated from the coding sequence GTGGAAGACACAGCGGCCAAGAACCCTCGAGACTCCGAAGTGGTGATGACCCAGCTCATCCTGCCGTCGGATGCCAACAACCTGAACTCAGCCTTCGGCGGCAAGGTGATGGAGTGGATCGACATCTGCGGCGCCGTGGCCGCCCAGCGGCACTGCCGCCAGGTGGTGGTGACGGCCTCGATCGACGATCTGCACTTCCACTCACCCATCCGCGTGGGGTGGATCGCCCAGCTGCGCGCGCGCGTGCTGGCGGCCTTCCGCACCTCCATGGAGGTGGGCGTCACGGTGCACGCGGAGAACCCGCTGACGGGCGAGCGCTCCCTCACCACGAGCGCGGTGATGACGTTCGTGGCGCTCAACAAGGACGGGGGCCGGGTGATGGTGCCCCCGCTCAAGCTGGAGACGGAGGCGGAGCGCGGCGCGGCGCGCGAGGCCGAGGAGCGGCGCGGTCAGCGCCTGGCTCGCCGCAAGGAGGCCCAGGCCTGGCTGCGCGTCATGCCCGACTGA
- a CDS encoding PAS domain-containing protein has product MAPPFAAPLPQSALSPTQTPDELLRQVDQLMEQDLDTLPFGLIQLDRSGRILKFNQTEARLARINRERQIGLNFFDEVAPCTKVKEFYGRFVQGLRERSLYETFGFVFKFDHGWRNVAITLFYSEKTDSVWVLISQTSVTPPPKADR; this is encoded by the coding sequence ATGGCGCCCCCTTTCGCCGCTCCACTGCCGCAGAGCGCTCTTTCCCCGACACAGACTCCCGATGAGCTGCTGCGGCAGGTCGACCAGCTGATGGAGCAGGACCTGGACACGCTGCCGTTCGGGCTCATCCAGCTGGACCGCTCGGGGCGCATCCTGAAGTTCAACCAGACCGAGGCGCGGCTGGCGCGGATCAACCGCGAGCGGCAGATCGGCCTCAACTTCTTCGACGAAGTGGCGCCCTGCACGAAGGTGAAGGAGTTCTACGGCCGCTTCGTGCAGGGGCTGCGCGAGCGCTCGCTCTACGAGACGTTCGGCTTCGTCTTCAAGTTCGACCATGGCTGGCGCAACGTGGCCATCACCCTGTTCTACAGCGAGAAGACGGACTCGGTGTGGGTGCTCATCTCGCAGACGTCGGTGACGCCGCCGCCGAAGGCCGACCGCTGA
- a CDS encoding metallothionein translates to MKRIGMTVAALCMAGGVLLAPSVGQACEAHGHAAKGQASTPPAKKDGDTQARPAQNPLKEVDELLTAKCQCDSKADCTCKKGQCECSKCKGGKRQVMDALRKQAPALKLEDARYDASAGVFI, encoded by the coding sequence ATGAAGCGCATCGGTATGACGGTGGCTGCCCTGTGCATGGCGGGCGGCGTGCTGCTGGCACCGAGCGTGGGGCAGGCCTGCGAGGCCCATGGCCACGCCGCCAAGGGCCAGGCGTCCACTCCCCCCGCTAAGAAGGACGGGGACACCCAGGCGCGCCCGGCGCAGAACCCGCTCAAGGAAGTGGACGAGCTGCTCACGGCCAAGTGCCAGTGCGACAGCAAGGCCGACTGCACCTGCAAGAAGGGCCAGTGCGAGTGCTCCAAGTGCAAGGGCGGCAAGCGCCAGGTGATGGATGCCCTGCGCAAGCAGGCCCCGGCGCTCAAGCTGGAGGACGCGCGCTACGACGCGTCCGCCGGCGTCTTCATCTGA
- the nadA gene encoding quinolinate synthase NadA — protein sequence MGDETDYEARIQELKKSLNAVILAHYYQESEIQDVADFVGDSLALAQAAAKTTADVIVFCGVHFMAETAKILNPTKQVLLPDLKAGCSLSDRCPPAAFKAFKEKHPDAFVVSYVNSSAAVKAMSDVICTSSNAVKIVNQAPRDRQILFAPDQHLGRHVMKQTGRDMVLWPGSCIVHEIFSEKKLVQLKVEHPDAEVVAHPECEQAVLRHADFIGSTKGILDYVVASPKQKFIVVTEAGIIHQMELKAPGKTYIPAPPDNGCACNECPYMRLNTMEKLYRCMRDRTPELILPLDLQAAARAPLQRMLEWS from the coding sequence ATGGGCGACGAAACCGACTACGAGGCCAGGATCCAGGAGCTGAAGAAGTCTCTCAACGCTGTCATCCTGGCGCACTATTACCAGGAGAGTGAAATACAGGACGTTGCGGACTTCGTGGGGGACAGCCTGGCGCTGGCCCAGGCGGCGGCGAAGACGACGGCGGACGTCATCGTCTTCTGCGGCGTGCACTTCATGGCGGAGACGGCGAAGATCCTCAACCCGACGAAGCAGGTGCTGCTGCCGGATCTGAAGGCGGGGTGCTCGCTGTCGGACCGGTGCCCGCCGGCGGCCTTCAAGGCCTTCAAGGAGAAGCACCCGGACGCCTTCGTGGTGAGCTACGTGAACAGCTCGGCGGCGGTGAAGGCGATGAGCGACGTCATCTGCACGTCCTCCAACGCGGTGAAGATCGTCAACCAGGCGCCCAGGGATCGGCAGATCCTCTTCGCGCCGGATCAGCACCTGGGCCGGCACGTGATGAAGCAGACGGGCCGGGACATGGTGCTGTGGCCGGGCAGCTGCATCGTCCACGAGATCTTCAGCGAGAAGAAGCTGGTGCAGCTCAAGGTGGAGCACCCGGACGCGGAGGTGGTCGCCCACCCGGAGTGCGAGCAGGCGGTGCTGCGGCACGCCGACTTCATCGGCTCCACCAAGGGCATCCTGGACTACGTGGTGGCCAGCCCGAAGCAGAAGTTCATCGTGGTGACGGAGGCGGGCATCATCCACCAGATGGAGCTCAAGGCGCCGGGCAAGACGTACATCCCGGCTCCGCCGGACAACGGGTGCGCGTGCAACGAGTGCCCGTACATGCGGCTCAACACGATGGAGAAGCTCTACCGCTGCATGAGGGACCGGACGCCGGAGCTCATCCTTCCGCTGGATCTCCAGGCGGCCGCGCGAGCGCCACTCCAGCGCATGCTGGAGTGGTCCTGA
- a CDS encoding deoxynucleoside kinase, translating into MPRHVSRKRPTPAAPASEPVAPVTEPAAAPDPVQASPATGSKASRNTLRARLPKAKRFVALAGNIGAGKTTAAKLISQAFGFELFDEPVIDNRFLKDYYADMRRWSFTLQLEFLIRRVEHHELIHSVKKSCVQDRTLYEDPEIFAKYLHGLGHMSNKELDLYYEYFQRLTRSINPPDKVICFSVGSVEVLLDRIRTRGRQEERGIQSQFLLGLNGYYTSFPHVLQEKYGVDCLTLDVSSQDIRRGRGREEFLDRISTFLA; encoded by the coding sequence ATGCCCCGCCACGTCTCGCGCAAGCGCCCCACGCCCGCCGCTCCCGCCTCCGAGCCCGTCGCCCCCGTCACGGAGCCCGCCGCCGCTCCGGATCCCGTCCAGGCCTCCCCTGCCACCGGCTCCAAGGCCTCGCGCAACACGCTGCGCGCCCGCCTGCCCAAGGCCAAGCGCTTCGTGGCCCTGGCCGGCAACATCGGCGCCGGGAAGACGACGGCCGCCAAGCTCATCAGCCAGGCCTTCGGCTTCGAGCTCTTCGACGAGCCCGTCATCGACAACCGCTTCCTCAAGGACTACTACGCCGACATGCGGCGCTGGAGCTTCACCCTCCAGCTCGAGTTCCTCATCCGCCGCGTGGAGCACCACGAGCTCATCCACTCGGTGAAGAAGAGCTGCGTGCAGGACCGCACCCTCTACGAGGACCCGGAGATCTTCGCCAAGTACCTGCACGGCCTGGGGCACATGTCGAACAAGGAGCTGGACCTCTACTACGAGTACTTCCAGCGCCTGACCCGCAGCATCAACCCGCCGGACAAGGTCATCTGCTTCTCGGTGGGCTCGGTGGAAGTGCTGCTCGATCGCATCCGCACGCGCGGCCGCCAGGAGGAGCGCGGCATCCAGAGCCAGTTCCTCCTCGGCCTCAACGGCTACTACACCAGCTTCCCGCACGTCCTTCAGGAGAAGTACGGCGTGGACTGCCTCACCCTGGACGTCTCCAGCCAGGACATCCGCCGCGGCCGGGGACGCGAGGAGTTCCTCGATCGCATCTCCACCTTCCTGGCCTGA
- a CDS encoding zinc-ribbon domain-containing protein yields the protein MGFRFLAVPGHRLVDHPRALPDEDRLEPELPPIPEAVERALASAEFRDIRARDKLRSLLQSDRPPKLGSPGAGFGPSAVFAQPPQDLPALLRLADELETLARREAGERALVWKCTECGARYAVPVALVRPVSIRCERCGSPVELSAPRSLGEEALIDPFLGAVNQCRRELAAFFREAMARGWPVLVAAGERPSMAGGEPARE from the coding sequence GTGGGCTTTCGATTCCTAGCCGTCCCCGGTCACCGCCTCGTTGATCACCCGCGTGCGCTGCCGGATGAAGATCGCCTCGAGCCGGAGCTTCCTCCCATCCCGGAGGCCGTGGAGCGCGCCCTCGCGAGCGCCGAGTTCCGCGACATCCGCGCCCGAGACAAGCTGCGCTCGCTGCTGCAGAGTGACCGGCCGCCGAAGCTGGGCTCGCCGGGCGCGGGCTTTGGCCCCTCGGCCGTCTTCGCGCAGCCGCCGCAGGATCTGCCGGCGCTGCTGCGGCTGGCGGACGAGCTGGAGACGCTCGCGCGCCGCGAGGCGGGTGAGCGCGCGCTGGTGTGGAAGTGCACCGAGTGCGGTGCGCGCTACGCCGTGCCCGTGGCGCTGGTGAGGCCGGTGTCCATCCGCTGCGAGCGGTGTGGCAGCCCGGTGGAGCTCAGCGCCCCGCGCAGCCTGGGCGAGGAGGCGCTGATCGATCCGTTCCTCGGAGCGGTGAACCAGTGCCGCCGGGAGCTGGCGGCGTTCTTCCGCGAGGCGATGGCGCGCGGCTGGCCCGTGCTGGTGGCCGCGGGAGAGCGGCCGTCCATGGCGGGCGGCGAGCCGGCGCGAGAGTGA
- a CDS encoding zinc-binding dehydrogenase: protein MKSEARMKAVVFHQHGDEGVLQLAEHPEPTVGARDVLVRVKAVALNHLDIWTRKGWPGLKLELPHILGSDVAGVVERVGAEVKDLAPGTEVVVNPGLSCGACARCLSGEDNLCRSYRIIGEHVRGGYAELLSVPRQNILPKPSRITFAEAACLPLTYLTAWTMLVRRADVKPGETVLVHAAGSGVGSAAVQICKLLGATVIATASTEDKLQRARQLGADHTINYVEKDFLEEVKRITQRKLVDVVFEHVGAATFEKSVACLPYGGRLVTCGATTGHEVKLDLRVLFYKRISLLGSTMGSKGDLFRVLQLVEEGRLKPVLDRTLPLADAALAHRLLKDRAQFGNVVLIP, encoded by the coding sequence GTGAAATCCGAGGCGCGCATGAAGGCGGTGGTGTTCCACCAGCACGGAGACGAGGGAGTCCTGCAACTCGCGGAGCACCCCGAGCCCACCGTAGGCGCACGGGATGTGTTGGTGCGGGTGAAGGCCGTGGCCCTCAATCACCTGGACATCTGGACGCGCAAGGGCTGGCCGGGGCTGAAGCTGGAGTTGCCCCACATCCTGGGCAGCGACGTGGCGGGCGTGGTGGAGCGCGTGGGCGCCGAGGTGAAGGACCTGGCTCCCGGTACCGAGGTCGTCGTGAACCCGGGCCTGTCCTGCGGGGCGTGCGCGCGCTGCCTGAGCGGTGAGGACAACCTCTGCCGGAGCTACCGGATCATCGGCGAGCACGTGCGCGGGGGCTACGCGGAGCTGCTCTCCGTGCCCCGGCAGAACATCCTGCCCAAGCCCTCGCGAATCACCTTCGCCGAGGCGGCCTGCCTGCCCCTCACCTACCTCACGGCGTGGACGATGCTGGTGCGCCGCGCGGACGTGAAGCCGGGCGAGACGGTGCTGGTGCACGCGGCGGGCTCGGGCGTGGGCAGCGCGGCGGTGCAGATCTGCAAGCTGCTGGGGGCCACCGTCATCGCCACCGCGTCCACCGAGGACAAGCTCCAGCGCGCCCGGCAGCTCGGGGCCGACCACACCATCAACTACGTGGAGAAGGACTTCCTGGAGGAGGTGAAGCGCATCACCCAGCGCAAGCTGGTGGATGTCGTCTTCGAGCACGTGGGCGCCGCCACCTTCGAGAAGAGCGTGGCCTGCCTGCCCTACGGCGGGCGGCTCGTCACCTGCGGGGCCACCACGGGCCACGAGGTGAAGCTGGACCTGCGGGTCCTCTTCTACAAGCGCATCTCCCTGCTGGGCTCCACCATGGGCAGCAAGGGGGACCTGTTCCGCGTCCTCCAACTGGTGGAAGAAGGCAGGCTCAAGCCGGTGTTGGATCGGACGCTGCCGCTGGCGGACGCGGCCCTGGCCCACCGGCTGCTCAAGGATCGAGCGCAGTTCGGCAACGTCGTGCTGATTCCGTGA
- a CDS encoding helix-turn-helix domain-containing protein, with translation MVAQEQSVLIVHPDPVLRAGLVAALSPRQIVAVSSRDDAARTLAERVPDVVLADAMEARRFIRDLDRLAPRALRVFLCPKSQTEAMRELVDVAAEGHEFHTVDPTIPVEEMTRSLGELMRQRSSRRVPTVGLEASFTVDGQQLHTRCLNVGNEGFLLRLPVDAPIERLPPGTRLFDFRLERAGQVILRAGGGFVRHIGLERTREDAFFRVGVQIERAGASIGYVELATLDDIVRVLAVLRRALRQHAVLQCSLVQGVRTQEELTATLVEDGEHYHPELRCSLPQHWSPNRGDVVRVAFDLSGKSYSGWASVLRIEDGGMVLSVPRSLSMYHRRNSARFRAGEEQPFAISFVSPITGERLEHPVMDLNAVGLSFVYDAAREVLPVGLAIHDFTLVLPDGMRAPCSAEVRDNAPLLDHTAGGMARPFRCGVRLLHVQPEARQAVTNAFVQARCPQVWDGSNEPFRNIWEIVRTVRHVYPDYPFEDGPHLDVLEDTHRKLAAASDEIARSFVYRDGLQLIGHASGVRTYSRTWMLQHLMVLPSVRRGESISRDLSALSVDYAESLEDVNYVRVYWRIQNKWPDRVFGWIARSMHLDGLTSLRTLNYMRLPLSEAPRPRRGLLPVRPAVEADLQWIEGYLRSRGEVVRLMADDLVASEARMPTIGARFANYGLKRERSIFVVDGEHGPLAIALAEDATRGLSWPEMNNAFCFIVPDPLHPQAAAAREALAARCIELAWEQGKPSALALVQDDEVEALISMGFAWFGRVCEHTFHRSTARTWQMLMAAVFERLQTRSVRLSQQEEEDAAA, from the coding sequence ATGGTCGCGCAAGAGCAGTCGGTGTTGATCGTCCATCCGGATCCGGTGCTGCGCGCCGGGCTGGTGGCGGCATTGTCCCCCCGGCAGATCGTCGCGGTGTCCTCCCGGGATGACGCGGCGCGCACCCTGGCGGAGCGGGTGCCGGATGTGGTGCTCGCGGATGCCATGGAGGCGCGGCGGTTCATCCGGGATCTCGATCGGCTGGCGCCACGGGCGCTTCGCGTCTTCCTGTGTCCCAAGTCCCAGACGGAGGCCATGCGTGAACTGGTGGACGTTGCGGCCGAGGGCCACGAGTTCCACACCGTGGACCCCACCATCCCCGTGGAGGAGATGACGCGAAGCCTGGGCGAGCTGATGCGTCAGCGCTCCTCCCGCCGCGTCCCCACGGTGGGGCTGGAGGCCTCGTTCACCGTGGACGGGCAGCAGCTGCATACCCGGTGCCTGAATGTGGGCAATGAGGGCTTCCTGCTGAGGCTGCCGGTGGATGCCCCCATCGAGCGGCTACCGCCCGGCACCCGGCTCTTCGACTTCCGGCTGGAGCGCGCCGGCCAGGTCATCCTGCGCGCCGGCGGCGGCTTCGTGCGGCACATCGGGCTGGAGCGCACGCGGGAAGATGCCTTCTTCCGCGTCGGCGTCCAGATCGAGCGCGCGGGCGCCAGCATCGGCTACGTGGAGCTGGCCACGCTGGATGACATCGTCCGTGTGCTCGCGGTGCTGCGGCGCGCGCTGCGTCAGCACGCGGTGCTCCAGTGCTCCCTGGTGCAGGGCGTGCGGACGCAGGAGGAGCTGACGGCAACGCTCGTGGAGGATGGCGAGCACTACCACCCCGAGCTGCGCTGCTCGCTCCCCCAGCACTGGTCCCCCAACAGGGGAGACGTGGTTCGGGTGGCCTTCGATCTGAGCGGCAAGAGCTACAGCGGCTGGGCCTCCGTCCTTCGCATCGAGGATGGGGGGATGGTCCTGTCGGTGCCGCGCAGCCTCTCCATGTACCACCGGCGCAACAGCGCGCGGTTCCGCGCGGGAGAGGAGCAGCCCTTCGCCATCTCCTTCGTGTCCCCCATCACCGGCGAGCGCCTCGAGCACCCGGTGATGGACCTGAACGCGGTGGGGCTGTCCTTCGTCTACGACGCGGCCCGCGAGGTGCTCCCGGTCGGGCTGGCCATCCATGACTTCACCCTCGTGCTGCCGGATGGGATGCGAGCGCCCTGCAGCGCCGAGGTGCGCGACAACGCGCCGCTGCTGGATCACACCGCCGGCGGCATGGCCCGGCCCTTCCGCTGTGGGGTGCGGCTGCTCCACGTGCAGCCCGAGGCGCGCCAGGCCGTCACCAACGCCTTCGTCCAGGCCCGCTGCCCGCAGGTGTGGGACGGCTCCAACGAGCCCTTCCGGAACATCTGGGAGATCGTCCGCACGGTGCGCCACGTCTATCCCGACTACCCGTTCGAGGATGGGCCGCACCTGGACGTGCTGGAGGACACCCACCGCAAGCTGGCCGCCGCCAGCGACGAGATCGCCCGCTCGTTCGTCTACCGCGACGGGCTGCAGCTCATCGGCCACGCGTCCGGGGTGCGGACGTACTCGCGCACCTGGATGCTCCAGCACCTCATGGTGCTGCCCTCGGTGCGCCGGGGCGAGAGCATCTCGCGGGACCTGTCCGCGCTCAGCGTGGACTACGCCGAGTCCCTCGAGGACGTGAACTACGTGCGCGTCTACTGGCGCATCCAGAACAAGTGGCCGGATCGCGTCTTCGGCTGGATCGCCCGCAGCATGCACCTGGACGGCCTCACGAGCCTGCGGACGCTGAACTACATGCGCCTGCCGCTCTCCGAGGCGCCACGGCCGCGGCGTGGGCTGCTGCCGGTGCGGCCCGCGGTGGAGGCGGATCTCCAGTGGATCGAGGGCTACCTGCGCTCGCGCGGCGAGGTGGTGCGGCTGATGGCGGATGATCTGGTGGCCTCCGAGGCGCGGATGCCCACGATCGGCGCTCGCTTCGCCAACTACGGGCTCAAGCGCGAGCGCTCCATCTTCGTGGTGGATGGAGAGCACGGGCCGCTGGCCATCGCGCTCGCCGAGGATGCCACCCGGGGCCTGAGCTGGCCGGAGATGAACAACGCCTTCTGCTTCATCGTGCCGGATCCCCTCCACCCCCAGGCCGCCGCGGCGCGTGAGGCGCTCGCCGCCCGCTGCATCGAGCTCGCCTGGGAGCAGGGCAAGCCCTCGGCGCTGGCGCTCGTGCAGGATGACGAGGTGGAGGCCCTCATCTCCATGGGCTTCGCCTGGTTCGGCCGCGTCTGCGAGCACACCTTCCACCGCAGCACCGCCCGGACCTGGCAGATGCTGATGGCCGCCGTCTTCGAGCGCCTCCAGACGCGCTCGGTGCGCCTGTCCCAGCAGGAGGAAGAGGACGCGGCGGCGTGA